One window of the Candidatus Saccharimonadales bacterium genome contains the following:
- the pilM gene encoding pilus assembly protein PilM produces the protein MKTPLLFIDKPVFGLDIGHSTIKVIQLNKSRQKTAVNGYGTIDFNPNAIVKGELVNIEELARQTFKLFESGMTGKIETKRVAAALPVSFTYSRVVNLPPMEEKDL, from the coding sequence ATGAAAACTCCTCTCTTATTTATAGACAAACCGGTGTTTGGCCTTGATATTGGGCATAGCACAATTAAGGTCATCCAGCTCAATAAGAGCCGTCAAAAAACCGCGGTCAATGGCTATGGCACAATCGACTTCAACCCCAACGCCATCGTCAAGGGCGAGTTGGTCAACATTGAGGAGCTAGCTCGTCAAACTTTTAAGTTATTTGAGAGTGGTATGACGGGCAAAATTGAGACAAAAAGAGTGGCCGCCGCCTTGCCCGTCAGCTTCACGTATTCGCGGGTGGTGAACTTGCCACCGATGGAAGAAAAAGACCT